Sequence from the Clostridium saccharobutylicum DSM 13864 genome:
CTGCCCCCTGTCAAGTAGACAGATGAAAAAATAAAAAAATTATGAAGCTAAGGTCTGATTTCGATATTCAATTGGAGTCAGACCTTTTAAATTTTTCTGTAACCTCTTTGTATTATAAAATACTATGTAATCATCAATCGCTTGTCTTAATTCTTCATAAGTATAAAATTTTTGCAAATAATACATCTCGCATTTGAGAGTTCCCCAAAAACCTTCCATTGGTCCGTTGTCGATACACCTACTGACACGTGACATGCTTTGAGTTGCATTAATCTTATCAAGTTTAGCCTTGAAAGTTCTATTAGTATATTGAAATCCCCTATCACTATGAAAAAGTGGCTTTGCAGTCGGATTAGCAATTACTGCTAAGTCAAGTGTATCAAAAACAAGTTGATTGTTATTTGAGTGACCGACCACATAAGAAATAATGCTTTTATCAGATAAATCAAATATTGCACTGAGGTAAGCCTTTTGACCATTAAGTATCTTAAACTCAGTAACATCTGTTAACCATTTTTCATTTGGTTTCTTTGCATAGAATTCTCTATTTAATTTGTTTTCTGCCGTTATTTGTGGAGTACTTTGTAGATAAGACTTTCTCTTTTTTCTTATAACTGATTTCATGTTAATAGACTTCATTAATCTATAAATTCGTTTATGATTATACTGTTTATTAAGAAGTCGATTTATATTCATTGTTATCCGACGGTATCCATAGATACCATGTACATCTTCATAAAGCTTAACAATTTCTTTTAGTATTATTGAATTCTCTTTATCTAATTCAGTCTCTGAACGGTTAATCCATTTGTAGTAAGATGATCGTGCAATACTAGCTAAATTGCATAAATCAGCTATTGGATAGCCATTTTCCTCATGTAATTCTTTTATAGAAATATATTTATATTCTTGGATGATTCTAGTGCTTATCGCCTTCTTTCTACTTCCTTCAATTTTTTTAAGAAATCATTCTCCATCTTTAAACGTCTATTTTCTGCTTCAATAAGTTTTAGTTGTGCTGATAATTTATCAGACTCAGTAAGCTCCTCAGGCTCTTTACGCTTACCGCGACGGTCCATTAACTCTTCATATCCATTAGATTTATATTTTCTTACCCATGTATAAACTTGTTGATAAGAAACCTTAAATTTATCAGCAGTGGCTTGATAATCATCATTATTCGAAATGCAGAATGCAACAATCTCAATTCTTTCTTCATAAGTGGTTTTTCTTCCATTAGTCATAATTCTATCCCCTTGCTTATTGTGAGATTTAAATATCTTATGACTATTATACTTCTTAATCCATTGTTGGAGACTATAAATTGATGGAATTTCATATTTAGTGCATATATTTTCCAATGAACCGTTGCCATCAAGATAATCATGAATTGCCATATATTTGATTTCTTCTGAATAAATTTTATTTTTATGAGTAACAACTAATCCGTTTTCACCATTCATATTATACTTACGAATCCAATTCCTAAATGATTGATTATGGATGCTAAAATCAGAACATATTTGTGCAGCACTTTTTTCACCTGATAGGTAAGATTTAATAGCTCTTAGCTTTTCTTCAATAGAAACTTTTTCTTTTCTGCCCATAAAAAACACCCCCTTTATAGAAACAGTTTTATTATTTTAACTGTCTACTATAAAGGGAGCATATCACCTTTTACTGCTACTACCATTTTAACATTGGAATCCGTTTTGTACATCTAGTTACTACATTATAATAATTATACAATCAGTTAATGTTATTAAAGTATATATCTTAATTTACTAATCTATTGACACTATATCAATTGTTTTGTAGTTGGTTTTATTAGAATTTTGAAGTTAAAATATAATTATTCTATATCATAAACTACTCTAAATAATCCTCTGCAATTGTTATACTTCTAGTTAAATTTAATTCTGGATACTTAATATCTAATTTTTTTAAACATTCAATATAACGTCTGCTTTGTAAATTATATGCAACATCTTCAAACACTTCACTTAGCCAATCAACTTCACTATTTGTACACAAATTTAGACATTCTATAGTATTATCTTCATCTTTACTAAGAAGTTCAATTAATTCATCCCAGCATTTTTGTATTCCATTGTCATCTTCAGAATGAAGCTTTTCCCTTCTAGATAATATTTCTTTTATTTGTTCATATATCATTAAACTACTCCTTCCTTTAATCACCTGGTTGCATTGCTGAGTCTGGGAATACAGTTGCAATTTTACCATTTGTTCGTATTACCCCAACTCTAACACCATTATATTCTCCAAATACAGCTACACCATCTGCTACACCGGTATTACCCGACATATTTGCTACTGCTTCCCCTGCTGCTTGTATATCACTCTCAGACCATGCTTTGGGGAACCATGATTGTTCCATTCCACTTCTTTTTGCTTTAACTTTGTGGTCAGGGACATTTCCGACCCTAACACCATTTGGATATTCTTTTTCAATATTATATTCAATTCCGTTTTTATCTAAGAAGTCAATGTTAGCTTGCCCATGCCCTCCACCTTTCATCTTAGATACCTTCCCTGTTTTTGTATATTGTTTTTCAACTTTACCTATATTTAATATTTGTCCTTTTGGTACTTCTATAACAGCCTCATATTGTCTAGAATTTTTCCAATCAGGTACTAATGCAGTAGTTATTTTTGCATTTATTCTATTTCCAGCTGGACTAGTAGTTACAAATGAACCATTAAGTTTTGCTCCTCCTCCATAGGTTCTATAAAATATGATGTTTTCTTCTGTAATTACAGTCCTGTAATTACCATCAGTATATGATTCTCTTATCCAATCTGGTAAGTCTACTTTATCAATCACTTTTACTTTATCATCAATACTAGTTGAATACTTACCATAATCTTTAACTTTACTAACTCCCTGATTAAGATAATTTCCACTATTCTCTCCACACACTCCACCATCAGGTATTTCGCTGCTGCGATATGGATTAGCTTTACTTGCACTCTCAAATCCACTAGGATCATAATAATTAACAGGGTTATTCTTACAATATGCATAAAGATTTAGTCCATCGCCTCTATAAGTATCTTCCTGAGTAAATCTACCAATAACAGGATTATAGAATCTGGCTCTTAGATAATATTGTCCCGTAATTCCATCAAGCTGCTGGCCAGTATAAGTTATCCTATTATGAACTTCTTCTTTGCTTTCAAGAACCTGCCCGAAAGCATCATAATAATATTCATTTTTAACTCTTTGCTTTTTGATAATAATATTTTTCCTATTTAGAAAAAATATTAAATGATTAATTTATTCTACTTGATTTTCTATATCAAAAGTTTCTGCAATCTATATCCTATTATATTTAAAAACAAAATTCCAATAGATTGATTGTTATCATCTATTGGAATTTTGCTATTAGCTTAATGCAAACATCAAAAAGAAGTATATATATTATATGTTTCAATAGCAAGCGGTGATGGAACCTCTTTGGGATATCTGTTTTCAGTTATTAGATTATATTTTTAACACAGGAAACTGCAAGATTACTATAGAATTATTATGTAGTAAGTTCTTTTCCAAACTTAATTGAATTTACTACATTGCTCTGTATTTATTTCTTTATACAGTAATATTTATCATAATAATTCATCAGTTTTATCATTTTATTCTATTTCTAATTCAAGTGAACCACTTATTTCCAAGGTTTCTCCAACCTTTATATCAATATCATTTTCAAATTCTACCATAATATTTTCGCCCAAATTATTAATACTACATATTAATGTATCACTATCTTCTATTTCCTTTACCTTTCCAATTGCAGTAATATTTGAAGAATTATCAATAGATTGAACAAATCCACTCTTAGCATTATCAATTAGTTTATATTTTGTTACTAAATCTATTTTTATATTTCCATTTATAATATCTCCTTTTCTTCTTTTACCTGTATTATTTCCATTTTCTAAATATTCATCATACTCTAAAAAATGTACTAAATTTTCAATATTTGAACTGCACTCTGTTACCTTCGCCCATCTTTCATATCCATCTCCATATATTTCCTCTAACTTAAAACTATTCATCTCTAATTCTCCTTATTCCAGTTTACTAAATGATTTTGGGTCACTTGGCATCATTGATTGAATTTTTCCATCCCTTACTATTACCACTACTCCCTTTTTAGCTTTTTCTGCTCCCTCTAAGAAATATATATCTTTACCATTAACATCTAATCTTGATGCTGTGCACTCATTTTTAACTCTTGATGCTTGTTCAGTAAAATTCTCAAACCCTTGCACAGTATTCTCAAACTTTGATTCATCTACACCAAGTCTTTTTGCTAATGATGGTATACGTTCAGGAAACTTATCCCAATAATCAGCAAAATGTTTAACTCCCTGATTAGTTCCATCTTTTAATGTTCCCCATAATTTAGCTGAAGGTGATTCTAGCATTTTAGTTTTTATAGCTTCAGCCGCCCCCTGATTAAGATAATTTCCACTATTCTCTCCACATACTCCACCCTCAGGTATTTCGCTGCTTCGATATGGATTAGCCTTACTTGCACTTTCATAACCACTAGGATCATAATAATTAACAGGGTTATTCTTACAATATGCATAAAGATTTAATCCATCGCCTCTATAAGTATCTTCTTGAGTAAATCTACCAATAACAGGATTGTAGAATCTGGCTCTTAGATAATATTGTCCTGTAATTCCATCAAACTGTTGGCCAGTATAAGTTATCCTGTTATGAACTTCTTCTTTGCTTTCAAGAACATGCCCAAAAGCATCATAATAATATTCGTTTTTAACATTTTGATTTTTATCAGTAATAAATACTGTACTACCTTGCTCATCTACATTATAGTAGTACCTATTAAAATTAGATTCTAATTGTGAATTTGTATCTTCACTCGAATCTGCAATATCGGCCGCAACAATTTCATGTCCTCTAGTAAATCTAGAAACAACATTATATTCTTTATCAGTTTCAACTAAAACATTATCTTTATGGAATATGAATTTAGTTAACTTTTCATTTTCCTCAATTTCTGCTCTTAAACCTTCAGTATCGTATCTGCTTACTAATGTATTTCCTTCTTTAGTTATAGCTTTTACTTGTTGATTTAAAGTGTTGTACTCAAAGATATTATTTCCAGTTTCAGTCTCTTCCTTTATTGTATTTCCTTGCTTATCGTATGTAAAGTAACTTATTCCACTTTCATCATGGATTTCTTTTAATTGATTTTTTACATTATAAACATACTTTTCTGTAATATCGTTAGTTGTTTTAGTTAATCTATTTCCTACTTTATCATAAGTGAAATATTCGCATCTACCATCATAACTTGCTTCTTTAAGCCTGTTCATGCAATCATAAGTATAGAAGTTTTTATGTTTTGAGCTTACCTTTTGCAGTCTGTTTCCATTCAAATCATACACATAATTATAATCTACTAAAACTTCACCATTTGATGAAATTGTAACTAAGCTTTGAACATTTCCATCTCCATCATAAGTATAATCACTTTTTAATCCATTTCCTACTGTCACTGATTTTATATTATTATTTTTATAATAATCATAGATTGCAAGGCTATTTTCATTATCATCTTGAATTAACTTCACTCTATTTTCTTCATCATAACTATAAATACTGCTCTTGCCTGTAATATCTTTAATAGTTTTGATATTATTATTTTTATCATAAGTATATCTCAAAAGTGTTCTTCCAGATGCACTCTTAGATTCTAATAATCCTTCAATATTATATGTATACTCATATTGCATATTTCCTGTATATGCATTTTTTAAAGTTCCATCTGAATTATATTTGAATCTTTGACTTATTACATTTAATTTATTTTTACTGAAATCTTCTGAATCTTTCATCTCACAATTAGAATTCTGTTTTTCTAATTCTTGTTGTGATTTTTTCCTTTTCATTCTCTCAGTAAATCTATTACGGCCAGGCGATGTATTTAAACTTTTGATTTTTTCTTTTTCCAGCTTTTTAGCTTCTTCTTCACTTTCCTTTTTCTCTAAAGCTATTGCTTCTTTATCTAATTGATATGCTTTTAAATCAACTATATTTCTATCAATGTTATATTTTCTATCTACATGATTTTGATTTCTATCAATGTGCTTAGTTAAATTTCCTTCACTGTCATAATAGAAATATTCACTATTTCCTTCTTGATCTTTTATTTCGCATACTTGTCCTAAACTATTATAGAAATATTCTATAGTTCCACCATTTGCATCAGTAGTACTTGTTATATTTCCTGCATAATCATAAGTGTATTTTTCAACATTGCCCTCTGGAGTTGTTATTTGAACAATTCTTCCCCAATCATCTAAAAGATAGCTTGTTTCATTTCCATTACCATCAGTTATTCCTGTGATATTTCCTCTAGCATCATATTTATAACTTTGAGCTGCTTTATTTTCCATTCTTGAATTTGGAGTAACAATATTTTTTATTTGACCAAGCATGGTATAAGTATATTCTACTTTGTTATTTTCTCCATCAATTGAAGCTTTAATATTTCCCTTAGGATCATAAGTATTTTTAGTTATGATTTCTCCTAAAGCATTCTTTACTTCAACTACTTTTCCTTTTAAGTTATAAGAATAAGTCGTACCAACACCATCATCTAAATCACTATCATACTGCTCTGGCAATACTTGTTTTATAATTCTATCATTTTTATCATAAAATAATCTTGTTTTATTGCCTGATGCATTAATAAAATGAGTAAGCCTGTTCTTTGAATCATATATATAAGACTTTTTCTTTTGAGTTCCTTCTTTAGAACCTTCACTTAAAGATATAACATTATTAGCATTATCATATTTATAAAAATGACTTCTAAAGATTCCGTTTTCTTCATCTTTTTCATACTGCTCTATAAGGCACATTCAAAAAAATAACAAGTCCATCTGCCAAGCCTATTTTTCATCATGCTGCGTTAGCAAATTCCTCTAATAGCCTGCTATGAGACAAATCTGCTTCCTTGCCTGATGAAAAATAATCATGACATTTTGGACTTGTTATTTTCTTTCATGTGCCTAATCCTATCAATTTCATCATAAACTCTTCCAATTTCATATCCTTTTGGAGTTATTATCTTAGTTATATTACCATTTTTTCCATACTCGTAACAAGTTACATTATATTTAATATTTTCTCCACTTTCATCTTTTTCAACATTAATGTATTTTCCATATAGTCCTGACTTAAATATAATTAAGGGGTTATGGAGATGATTAAAATCATCAATAGTTGCTTTTATTATAATATCGATTTTCTGTTTAAGTTAAAAATATCTATTTGTTTTTCCTCAAAAAGTTCCTCTAATGCATCAGAACCTTTATCCTTTGCATACTTGAACTCCTCTTCAGAAATTGGAATAGCAAGTAGCCAAGCAACTTTTTTGTCTTCAAAACTTAGAGTTTTTAACCTATCGTCCCAAAGGAAAGGTGAGATAAACAAAATATGTTTCATAAAACAATCAGGCATATAAAACTTTACTACATTTTCAAATATAACTCCTGGATAACATTTAAATTTAGTGTTCATTATATTGAATGCACAACTTGCTACTATATTCCTAAAGCAATCAACTCCCGAAGCACATGCTCCCACTATTTCGACACGCAAAGGTACAGTATCTGCTTTATATCCAATAGAATAACTTGAAAGACCTATTGTTGAATACGAAGTAATTCCATTATATGGTCTATCACTGCATGAGAGAATATCAATTGAATTCTCTTTTTTATCATCCCAATATTTTGTAACTAATGGCTTCCCTCCAAACGCATCAAAAGCTGATTTTGCTATTATCTTATTTTCATTATGTATACTCATTATTTATCTCTCCTTTATCATGGACCAAAATATTGTTCTGTCATATCTTCACCTTGGTGGCTTCGATTAGAACTTGGCAACTCTGGACTATAATATTCTTGACTTCTTTGTGCAATTTTCTTTTTACTAAACATTTTTAAATCATTGGATTTTTCATAGATAAGCAAATATGGACTTAAAGTTAAGACATTATAATTTAGTTACTAGATAAAAAACTACTGTAAACTAGATTTAATCACATGAAAAGCCGAGAGCCATTATAATATATATAATCTGGATAATTTTTCAAGAATATGTTGTAATAAGTACTATGTTAAACTATAGTACAATAAACAATTGTAACTCTATATGAAGCAAAGCTATATAATATTGCATCTAAATTAAATAATACAAATAAAACTCCAATGGACAAATTACTCCATTGAAGTTTTGCTATTAGTTTTTTGGTATTAAGTCTACCTGTATATTACTCATTTTTAAAAATATACCACCTAAATAATTTTCCCAATAATAATCAAGTTTTTATACTAACATTATTGCAGTTCTTACTGTAATCAAGGATATATTATTATGTTTTAATAACATAACTCCGAAAATTTACTAATAACTTTGACATATGGCAATATATTTTGAACAATTAATGCATTCAAAAACAAATACTGCAGTGTTTCTCCCAATGTCATTCCAAAAGTAATCAACATTATCAATCTTACTCCTACTAAAATCATCCAAGATAGATATAATATAATTCTTTCCATTTCCATCTGGAGCCTGCTTGATTATTTCATCCTTTCCCCATTCACCTAAATATCTACCAAAGTCACCACAGCATACTGGCCAATCATTATATTGAATCCAAGGTACTGGAGGATTCTTACTTAATTCGTCTATTAAACTATCTGCTCTTTCTTCTGGTTGGTTGTCATTTTTCACATACCTAGTTTCTTTTAAGTGATTTACAATCCTATTTTTTATAAAATCAGGAATTTTCACCGTGATTTTACCTTTTGATAAACATTCAAGACAAACCGAAACTACATCATCACCACAGTCAAAATATTCTCCTTCAAGACAATTTTCATTTGATCCACAAGATTGACATTTCACATCTGTAATTTCCGCATTTTTTATCGGATTACTAAAATACTTAAATTCTTCAATATTCATTTATATATCCCTCCATTTTACTTATTCCACCTACCATTATCCCATTCATTTTCCCAGTATTCACGTCTATGTTTCCTAAATTGTTTTCTATCAATTTTAGATGGTTCATTATAGTTTGGATGATTTTCCTTATAGTTTTCTCCATACCTATGGTCAGATGGATGCATCTCATCAAAAGGCCCCTCAGGCTTCTGATCATTATGATGTATTTCAATCGGACGTCCATCTTTATTACTAATAGGTGCATTTCCTCGACTTTCCGGTGAATTCACTTCATCATTTGGTACTTTATTTCTTATATTGTTTATTATAGGATTATTTGTAGTTCGTCCTGCCCTTTCTTCAATCTGC
This genomic interval carries:
- a CDS encoding IS3 family transposase; amino-acid sequence: MEGSRKKAISTRIIQEYKYISIKELHEENGYPIADLCNLASIARSSYYKWINRSETELDKENSIILKEIVKLYEDVHGIYGYRRITMNINRLLNKQYNHKRIYRLMKSINMKSVIRKKRKSYLQSTPQITAENKLNREFYAKKPNEKWLTDVTEFKILNGQKAYLSAIFDLSDKSIISYVVGHSNNNQLVFDTLDLAVIANPTAKPLFHSDRGFQYTNRTFKAKLDKINATQSMSRVSRCIDNGPMEGFWGTLKCEMYYLQKFYTYEELRQAIDDYIVFYNTKRLQKNLKGLTPIEYRNQTLAS
- a CDS encoding helix-turn-helix domain-containing protein codes for the protein MGRKEKVSIEEKLRAIKSYLSGEKSAAQICSDFSIHNQSFRNWIRKYNMNGENGLVVTHKNKIYSEEIKYMAIHDYLDGNGSLENICTKYEIPSIYSLQQWIKKYNSHKIFKSHNKQGDRIMTNGRKTTYEERIEIVAFCISNNDDYQATADKFKVSYQQVYTWVRKYKSNGYEELMDRRGKRKEPEELTESDKLSAQLKLIEAENRRLKMENDFLKKLKEVERRR
- a CDS encoding EndoU domain-containing protein, which produces MCGENSGNYLNQGVSKVKDYGKYSTSIDDKVKVIDKVDLPDWIRESYTDGNYRTVITEENIIFYRTYGGGAKLNGSFVTTSPAGNRINAKITTALVPDWKNSRQYEAVIEVPKGQILNIGKVEKQYTKTGKVSKMKGGGHGQANIDFLDKNGIEYNIEKEYPNGVRVGNVPDHKVKAKRSGMEQSWFPKAWSESDIQAAGEAVANMSGNTGVADGVAVFGEYNGVRVGVIRTNGKIATVFPDSAMQPGD
- a CDS encoding suppressor of fused domain protein, whose product is MSIHNENKIIAKSAFDAFGGKPLVTKYWDDKKENSIDILSCSDRPYNGITSYSTIGLSSYSIGYKADTVPLRVEIVGACASGVDCFRNIVASCAFNIMNTKFKCYPGVIFENVVKFYMPDCFMKHILFISPFLWDDRLKTLSFEDKKVAWLLAIPISEEEFKYAKDKGSDALEELFEEKQIDIFNLNRKSIL
- a CDS encoding CbrC family protein → MNIEEFKYFSNPIKNAEITDVKCQSCGSNENCLEGEYFDCGDDVVSVCLECLSKGKITVKIPDFIKNRIVNHLKETRYVKNDNQPEERADSLIDELSKNPPVPWIQYNDWPVCCGDFGRYLGEWGKDEIIKQAPDGNGKNYIISILDDFSRSKIDNVDYFWNDIGRNTAVFVFECINCSKYIAICQSY